In the genome of Kitasatospora cineracea, one region contains:
- the hflX gene encoding GTPase HflX, which translates to MTSTFDSRTRSSESASRLADLKAEALMDEDLAAIDEGLGNYDGEQYDRSERAALRRVHGLSTELQDVTEVEYRQLRLERVVLVGVWTDGTLEEAENSMAELAALAETAGSEVLDGVIQRRDKPDAATYIGSGKAKELRDIVASTGADTVVCDGELTPGQLIHLEDVVKVKVVDRTALILDIFAQHAKSREGKAQVSLAQMQYMLPRLRGWGQSLSRQMGGGGSGSSGGGMATRGPGETKIETDRRRIREKMAKLRKEIADMKKGRDTKRQERRRNHVPSVAIAGYTNAGKSSLLNRLTGAGVLVENALFATLDPTVRRAETPSGRLYTLADTVGFVRHLPHHLVEAFRSTMEEVADADLILHVVDGSHPEPETQLAAVREVIVSVDAQNVPEIVVINKADAADPLVLQRLLRREPHALVVSARSGQGMEELLALIDRELPRPAVEVKALVPYTRGDLVSRVHAEGELISTEHTADGTLLHAKVAAVLAGELERYAVVAA; encoded by the coding sequence ATGACCTCCACGTTCGACAGCCGCACCCGATCGAGCGAGTCCGCCAGCCGACTCGCCGACCTCAAGGCGGAAGCCCTGATGGACGAGGACCTCGCGGCGATCGACGAGGGCCTCGGCAACTACGACGGAGAGCAGTACGACCGCTCCGAGCGCGCCGCGCTCCGGCGCGTGCACGGCCTCTCCACCGAACTGCAGGACGTCACCGAAGTCGAGTACCGCCAGCTCCGCCTGGAGCGCGTGGTGCTCGTCGGCGTGTGGACGGACGGCACGCTCGAGGAGGCGGAGAACTCGATGGCCGAGCTCGCCGCCCTCGCCGAGACGGCCGGCTCCGAAGTCCTGGACGGCGTGATCCAGCGCCGCGACAAGCCCGACGCGGCCACCTACATCGGCTCCGGCAAGGCCAAGGAACTGCGCGACATCGTCGCCTCCACCGGCGCCGACACCGTGGTCTGCGACGGTGAGCTGACGCCCGGCCAGCTGATCCACCTGGAGGACGTGGTCAAGGTCAAGGTGGTCGACCGCACCGCCCTGATCCTGGACATCTTCGCCCAGCACGCCAAGTCCCGGGAGGGCAAGGCGCAGGTCTCGCTCGCGCAGATGCAGTACATGCTGCCGCGCCTGCGCGGCTGGGGTCAGTCGCTGTCCCGGCAGATGGGCGGCGGTGGCTCCGGCTCCTCGGGCGGCGGCATGGCCACCCGCGGTCCCGGTGAGACCAAGATCGAGACCGACCGGCGGCGGATCCGCGAGAAGATGGCGAAGCTCCGCAAGGAGATCGCCGACATGAAGAAGGGCCGCGACACCAAGCGGCAGGAGCGGCGGCGCAACCACGTCCCGTCGGTGGCCATCGCCGGGTACACCAACGCGGGCAAGTCCTCGCTGCTCAACCGGCTCACCGGGGCCGGCGTCCTGGTGGAGAACGCGCTGTTCGCCACCCTGGACCCGACGGTCCGCCGGGCCGAGACCCCGAGCGGCCGGCTCTACACGCTGGCCGACACGGTCGGCTTCGTCCGGCACCTGCCGCACCACCTGGTCGAGGCGTTCCGCTCCACCATGGAGGAGGTCGCCGACGCCGACCTCATCCTGCACGTGGTGGACGGCTCGCACCCCGAGCCGGAGACCCAGCTCGCCGCCGTCCGCGAGGTGATCGTCTCGGTCGACGCGCAGAACGTGCCGGAGATCGTGGTGATCAACAAGGCCGACGCGGCGGACCCGCTGGTCCTCCAGCGCCTGCTGCGCCGCGAGCCGCACGCCCTGGTGGTGTCGGCCCGCAGCGGCCAGGGCATGGAGGAACTGCTCGCCCTGATCGACCGGGAACTGCCCCGCCCCGCGGTGGAGGTCAAGGCCCTGGTCCCCTACACCCGCGGCGACCTGGTCTCCCGGGTGCACGCGGAGGGCGAGCTGATCTCCACCGAGCACACGGCGGACGGCACCCTGCTGCACGCCAAGGTGGCGGCCGTACTGGCCGGCGAGCTGGAGCGGTACGCGGTCGTCGCGGCCTGA
- a CDS encoding RelA/SpoT family protein — protein MTIRSELAGPPSKQPAGRFSRAALGRAGRAALLATGRTPVPDAIEPIVQAHRVHRPQADVPLLTRAYRLAEESHRGQTRKSGEPYITHPLAVTMILAQLGADTTTLVASLLHDTVEDTEVTLDQVAEVFGPEVAYLVDGVTKLEKVDFGAAAEPETFRKMLVATGDDVRVMVIKLADRLHNMRTIRHMKPASQVRIAKVTRDVLIPLAERLGIQMVKAELEDIVFATLHPEEYEHTGAVAGGWTDGVLAPFAAELGRQLAEAGIPAAVTVRPRHLVSLHRVMIKRGAGPDGAGLRPADFGRLLVVVEENADCYAVLGELHTCWTPLPGEFKDFVAAPKFNLYQSLHTAVALTGGEVIEVLVRTRRMHEVAETGVVALGDPRTADRPGTADDPEDRTDPARPGWLARLLDWQQDTPDPDAFWSALTADLRDDREITAVTEDGATLHLPAGSSCLDAAYLLGEETGHRCIGARVNGRLAALSTELRDGDMFGLLLAPDGEDSGPDPQWLEYVRTPGARLAVERRLAARPAAPAVPPGPAPAEPPGTAAVAPTAAPTGAPVPGAAAGAAAPEAVAPAEVPELPGAAVRLARCCTPVPPDEVTGIALRGGIVAVHRAGCPTGTRMLRGGRRPVGVRWLPGGAPQWGYRATLHAEALNRPRLLADLTAAISGEGASIFSAEVEPPRQLRVRHSYTLELPDAAVLPAVMRAVLRVSGVYDVYRPGGPEAGPDGAAAEAAAAGAGAAAGAVAGPEGAAGKRDDSGTADVQPSWGIHGGSAVLSESTIRSTQG, from the coding sequence ATGACCATCCGCTCCGAGCTGGCGGGTCCGCCGTCCAAGCAGCCGGCGGGCCGGTTTAGCCGCGCGGCACTCGGCCGGGCCGGCCGGGCGGCACTGCTCGCCACCGGGCGGACGCCCGTCCCCGACGCCATCGAGCCGATCGTCCAGGCCCACCGGGTGCACCGCCCGCAGGCCGACGTACCGCTGCTGACCAGGGCGTACCGGCTCGCCGAGGAGAGCCACCGCGGGCAGACCCGGAAGAGCGGCGAGCCGTACATCACCCACCCGCTCGCGGTGACGATGATCCTCGCCCAGCTCGGCGCGGACACCACCACGCTGGTCGCCTCGCTGCTGCACGACACCGTCGAGGACACCGAGGTGACGCTCGATCAGGTCGCCGAGGTCTTCGGGCCCGAGGTGGCGTACCTGGTGGACGGCGTCACCAAACTGGAGAAGGTCGACTTCGGGGCCGCCGCCGAGCCGGAGACCTTCCGCAAGATGCTGGTCGCCACCGGCGACGACGTCCGGGTGATGGTGATCAAGCTCGCCGACCGGCTGCACAACATGCGCACCATCCGGCACATGAAGCCGGCCAGCCAGGTGCGGATCGCCAAGGTCACCCGGGACGTGCTGATCCCGCTCGCCGAACGGCTCGGCATCCAGATGGTCAAGGCGGAGCTGGAGGACATCGTCTTCGCCACCCTGCACCCCGAGGAGTACGAGCACACCGGCGCGGTGGCCGGCGGCTGGACGGACGGCGTGCTCGCCCCGTTCGCCGCCGAGCTCGGCCGACAGCTCGCCGAGGCCGGCATCCCCGCCGCCGTCACCGTCCGGCCCCGGCACCTGGTCTCGCTGCACCGGGTGATGATCAAGCGCGGGGCCGGCCCGGACGGCGCCGGGCTGCGGCCCGCCGACTTCGGGCGGCTGCTGGTGGTGGTCGAGGAGAACGCCGACTGCTACGCCGTGCTCGGCGAGCTGCACACCTGCTGGACGCCGCTGCCCGGCGAGTTCAAGGACTTCGTCGCCGCCCCCAAGTTCAACCTGTACCAGTCGCTGCACACCGCGGTCGCGCTGACCGGCGGCGAGGTGATCGAGGTCCTGGTCCGCACCCGGCGGATGCACGAGGTCGCCGAGACCGGCGTGGTCGCCCTCGGCGACCCGCGCACCGCCGACCGGCCCGGCACCGCCGACGACCCCGAGGACCGCACCGACCCGGCCCGCCCCGGCTGGCTGGCCCGGCTGCTCGACTGGCAGCAGGACACCCCCGACCCGGACGCCTTCTGGTCCGCGCTCACCGCCGACCTGCGCGACGACCGCGAGATCACCGCCGTCACCGAGGACGGCGCCACCCTGCACCTGCCGGCCGGCTCCAGCTGCCTGGACGCCGCCTACCTGCTCGGCGAGGAGACCGGCCACCGATGTATCGGCGCCCGGGTCAACGGCCGGCTCGCCGCGCTCTCCACCGAACTGCGCGACGGCGACATGTTCGGCCTGCTGCTGGCCCCCGACGGCGAGGACAGCGGGCCCGACCCGCAGTGGCTGGAGTACGTCCGCACCCCCGGTGCCCGGCTCGCCGTCGAGCGGCGGCTGGCCGCCCGCCCGGCCGCGCCCGCCGTGCCGCCCGGGCCCGCGCCCGCCGAACCGCCCGGGACCGCCGCCGTCGCCCCGACCGCCGCGCCGACCGGCGCCCCCGTGCCCGGGGCCGCCGCCGGTGCCGCCGCCCCCGAGGCCGTCGCGCCCGCCGAGGTGCCCGAACTGCCCGGCGCGGCCGTCCGGTTGGCCCGCTGCTGCACGCCCGTCCCGCCCGACGAGGTGACCGGCATCGCGCTGCGCGGCGGGATCGTCGCGGTGCACCGGGCGGGCTGCCCCACCGGCACCCGGATGCTGCGCGGCGGCCGCCGCCCGGTCGGGGTCCGCTGGCTGCCCGGCGGCGCCCCGCAGTGGGGCTACCGGGCCACCCTGCACGCCGAGGCGCTCAACCGGCCCCGGCTGCTCGCCGACCTGACCGCGGCGATCTCCGGCGAGGGCGCGTCGATCTTCTCCGCCGAGGTCGAGCCGCCCCGCCAGCTCCGGGTGCGGCACAGCTACACCCTGGAGCTGCCCGACGCCGCGGTGCTGCCCGCGGTGATGCGGGCGGTGCTCCGGGTGTCGGGCGTGTACGACGTGTACCGGCCCGGCGGGCCGGAGGCCGGGCCGGACGGAGCGGCCGCGGAGGCGGCCGCGGCAGGGGCGGGGGCGGCGGCGGGGGCGGTGGCCGGTCCGGAGGGGGCGGCTGGTAAAAGGGATGACTCGGGCACAGCGGACGTGCAACCATCGTGGGGAATTCACGGCGGCTCCGCCGTGTTGTCCGAGAGCACGATCCGATCAACCCAAGGATGA
- the dapF gene encoding diaminopimelate epimerase gives MGGVSERSGISGTAFLKGHGTQNDFVIVPDPDGRIDLPAATVAELCDRRAGIGADGVLRVVRSAAEPAAAGMADEAEWFMDYRNADGSIAEMCGNGVRVFARYLVHAGHAKPGELAVATRGGVKKVRIAADAADGTPGGITVDMGRAVLPGPDGITVTVDGRSWPALNVNMGNPHAVAFVEDLAHAGNLLDAPATAPAGAYPQGVNVEFVVDRGERHVAMRVHERGSGETRSCGTGACAVAVAAIRRDGADPAVTGEAVRYTVDLPGGRLLIEEFPDGRIEMTGPAVIVAEGVLL, from the coding sequence ATCGGCGGTGTGAGCGAGCGCAGCGGTATCAGCGGAACGGCCTTCCTCAAGGGGCACGGCACCCAGAACGACTTCGTGATCGTCCCCGACCCGGACGGGCGGATCGACCTGCCGGCGGCCACCGTCGCCGAGCTGTGCGACCGGCGGGCCGGGATCGGCGCGGACGGCGTGCTGCGGGTGGTCCGCTCGGCGGCCGAGCCGGCCGCGGCGGGGATGGCCGACGAGGCCGAGTGGTTCATGGACTACCGCAACGCGGACGGCTCGATCGCCGAGATGTGCGGCAACGGGGTGCGGGTGTTCGCCCGGTACCTGGTGCACGCCGGGCACGCGAAGCCGGGCGAGCTGGCGGTGGCCACCCGCGGCGGGGTGAAGAAGGTGCGGATCGCCGCGGACGCCGCGGACGGCACCCCGGGCGGGATCACCGTGGACATGGGCCGCGCCGTGCTGCCCGGCCCGGACGGCATCACCGTCACCGTGGACGGCCGCAGCTGGCCCGCGCTGAACGTCAACATGGGCAACCCGCACGCCGTCGCCTTCGTCGAGGACCTGGCGCACGCGGGCAACCTGCTCGACGCCCCGGCGACCGCCCCCGCGGGCGCGTACCCGCAGGGCGTGAACGTGGAGTTCGTGGTGGACCGCGGCGAGCGGCACGTGGCGATGCGGGTGCACGAGCGCGGCTCCGGCGAGACCCGCTCCTGCGGCACCGGCGCCTGCGCCGTCGCGGTGGCGGCGATCCGGCGGGACGGCGCCGACCCGGCGGTCACCGGGGAGGCCGTCCGCTACACGGTCGACCTGCCGGGCGGTCGACTGCTGATCGAGGAGTTCCCGGACGGCCGGATCGAGATGACCGGCCCCGCGGTGATCGTCGCGGAGGGCGTCCTGCTCTGA
- the miaA gene encoding tRNA (adenosine(37)-N6)-dimethylallyltransferase MiaA: MSGSSSSSSPARPAVLPRVVSVVGSTAAGKSDLAVAIARELGGEVVNTDSMQLYRGMDIGTAKLTAAERGGVPHHLLDVWEVTETASVAEYQRLARAEMDRQLAAGQVPVLVGGSGLYVRAAVDEMEFPGTDPAVRARLEEEVERVGPGVLHRRLAELDPAAAEAILTSNGRRIVRALEVIEITGRPFTASLPTQRAVYAAVQIGVQVPRPELDRRIELRVDRMWEAGLLDEVRELEKAGLREGLTASRALGYQQVLAFFAGECTEDEARAETVRATRRFARRQESWFRRDPRIHWLERPEGADPVELLGRALELIHRPEEPGAAG; this comes from the coding sequence GTGAGCGGTTCCTCTTCCTCCTCTTCTCCCGCGCGTCCCGCCGTGCTGCCCCGGGTGGTCTCGGTGGTCGGTTCGACGGCGGCCGGCAAGTCCGACCTGGCGGTGGCGATCGCCCGCGAGCTGGGCGGGGAGGTGGTGAACACCGACTCGATGCAGCTGTACCGGGGCATGGACATCGGCACCGCCAAGCTGACGGCGGCGGAGCGGGGCGGCGTCCCGCACCACCTGCTGGACGTGTGGGAGGTGACCGAGACCGCCTCGGTGGCCGAGTACCAGCGACTGGCGCGGGCCGAGATGGACCGGCAGCTGGCGGCGGGGCAGGTGCCGGTGCTGGTCGGCGGGTCGGGCCTGTACGTGCGGGCGGCGGTCGACGAGATGGAGTTCCCGGGCACCGACCCGGCGGTGCGGGCCCGGCTGGAGGAGGAGGTGGAGCGGGTCGGCCCCGGTGTCCTGCACCGGCGGCTGGCGGAGCTGGACCCGGCCGCGGCGGAGGCGATCCTGACCAGCAACGGGCGGCGGATCGTCCGGGCGCTGGAGGTCATCGAGATCACCGGGCGGCCGTTCACGGCCAGCCTGCCGACCCAGCGGGCGGTGTACGCGGCGGTGCAGATCGGCGTCCAGGTGCCGCGGCCGGAGCTGGACCGGCGGATCGAGCTGCGGGTGGACCGGATGTGGGAGGCCGGGCTGCTGGACGAGGTGCGGGAGTTGGAGAAGGCCGGGCTGCGCGAGGGGCTGACCGCGAGCCGTGCGCTCGGCTACCAGCAGGTGCTGGCGTTCTTCGCCGGGGAGTGCACCGAGGACGAGGCGCGGGCGGAGACCGTCCGGGCCACCCGGCGGTTCGCCCGGCGGCAGGAGTCCTGGTTCCGCCGGGACCCGCGGATCCACTGGCTGGAACGGCCGGAGGGCGCCGATCCGGTCGAGCTGCTGGGCCGGGCACTGGAACTGATCCACCGTCCGGAAGAGCCGGGCGCGGCGGGCTGA
- a CDS encoding antitoxin, whose amino-acid sequence MGLMDNLKGKAEELKDKASELAGKHGDKLDGMVDKAGEAIDKATKHKYSDKIEKGASATKHARDDFAAKPKDD is encoded by the coding sequence ATGGGCCTGATGGACAACCTCAAGGGCAAGGCCGAGGAACTCAAGGACAAGGCCAGCGAACTGGCCGGGAAGCACGGCGACAAGCTGGACGGCATGGTGGACAAGGCCGGCGAGGCCATCGACAAGGCCACCAAGCACAAGTACAGCGACAAGATCGAGAAGGGCGCCTCGGCGACCAAGCACGCCCGCGACGACTTCGCCGCCAAGCCCAAGGACGACTGA
- the miaB gene encoding tRNA (N6-isopentenyl adenosine(37)-C2)-methylthiotransferase MiaB: protein MEESLRTYKVVTYGCQMNVHDSERLSGLLEEAGYAKAAGDGDPDLVVFNTCAVRENADNKLYGNLGRLAPAKQANRGMQIAVGGCLAQKDRETIVRKAPWVDVVFGTHNIGHLPALLERAAVERKAQVEILESLETFPSTLPTRRESAYAAWVAISVGCNNTCTFCIVPALRGKEEDRRPGDILAEVEALVAEGVVEVTLLGQNVNAYGSDLGDRQAFSKLLRACGEIEGLERVRFTSPHPKDFTDDVIAAMAETPNVMHQLHMPLQSGSDTVLRAMRRSYRQERFLGIIEKVRAAMPDAAISTDIIVGFPGETDEDFEQTLHVVREARFANAFTFQYSKRPGTPAAEMADQVPKAVVQERYDRLIALQEEISWEENKKQVGRKLEILVAEGEGKKDDRTDRLSGRAPDNRLVHFSRPESGVRPGDVVTVEITYAAPHHLLAEGPALGVRRTRAGDAWEKRQAAPAAKPAGVMLGLPTIGAPVRTEAVASGGDGCGC from the coding sequence ATGGAGGAGAGCTTGCGAACTTACAAGGTCGTCACGTACGGCTGCCAGATGAACGTCCACGACTCCGAGCGCCTGTCCGGGCTGCTGGAGGAGGCCGGCTACGCCAAGGCCGCCGGCGACGGCGATCCCGACCTGGTGGTCTTCAACACCTGCGCGGTCCGCGAGAACGCCGACAACAAGCTGTACGGCAACCTCGGCCGGCTCGCCCCCGCCAAGCAGGCCAACCGCGGCATGCAGATCGCCGTCGGCGGCTGCCTCGCCCAGAAGGACCGCGAGACCATCGTCCGCAAGGCCCCCTGGGTCGACGTCGTCTTCGGCACCCACAACATCGGCCACCTGCCCGCGCTGCTCGAGCGCGCCGCCGTCGAGCGCAAGGCCCAGGTCGAGATCCTCGAGTCGCTGGAGACCTTCCCCTCCACCCTGCCCACCCGGCGCGAGTCCGCGTACGCGGCCTGGGTCGCCATCTCGGTCGGCTGCAACAACACCTGCACCTTCTGCATCGTCCCCGCCCTGCGCGGCAAGGAGGAGGACCGCCGCCCCGGCGACATCCTCGCCGAGGTCGAGGCACTGGTCGCCGAGGGCGTCGTCGAGGTCACCCTGCTCGGGCAGAACGTCAACGCGTACGGCTCCGACCTGGGCGACCGGCAGGCGTTCTCCAAGCTGCTGCGGGCGTGCGGGGAGATCGAGGGACTGGAGCGGGTCCGCTTCACCTCGCCGCACCCGAAGGACTTCACCGACGACGTGATCGCCGCGATGGCCGAGACCCCCAACGTGATGCACCAGCTGCACATGCCGCTGCAGTCCGGCTCCGACACCGTGCTGCGCGCCATGCGGCGCTCCTACCGGCAGGAGCGGTTCCTCGGCATCATCGAGAAGGTGCGGGCCGCGATGCCGGACGCCGCGATCTCCACCGACATCATCGTCGGCTTCCCCGGCGAGACCGACGAGGACTTCGAGCAGACCCTGCACGTGGTCCGCGAGGCCCGGTTCGCCAACGCCTTCACCTTCCAGTACTCCAAGCGCCCGGGGACGCCGGCCGCCGAGATGGCCGACCAGGTGCCCAAGGCCGTGGTGCAGGAGCGCTACGACCGGCTGATCGCCCTCCAGGAGGAGATCTCCTGGGAGGAGAACAAGAAGCAGGTCGGCCGCAAGCTGGAGATCCTGGTCGCCGAGGGCGAGGGCAAGAAGGACGACCGCACCGACCGGCTCTCCGGGCGCGCCCCCGACAACCGGCTGGTGCACTTCTCGCGGCCGGAGAGCGGCGTCCGCCCCGGCGACGTGGTCACCGTCGAGATCACCTACGCCGCCCCGCACCACCTCCTCGCGGAGGGCCCCGCGCTCGGCGTGCGCCGCACCCGGGCGGGCGACGCGTGGGAGAAGCGGCAGGCGGCGCCGGCGGCGAAGCCCGCGGGCGTGATGCTGGGGCTGCCGACGATCGGGGCTCCGGTGCGGACGGAGGCCGTGGCGTCGGGCGGGGACGGCTGCGGCTGCTGA
- a CDS encoding TAXI family TRAP transporter solute-binding subunit, translating to MAAANLLSRPAAGLRSAARSVLRGRLLRIVVVLLLVAGGVGGWWVSSARSSSGPHGRVAFATGVDGGVYDRYGVLLQQYLGDHMPGLKVQLDNSEGSLDNLERLVSGRDDFAVATADAVATFDNPGKPKLRAIARLYDDYMQLVVPAGSPVHSVADLRGLRVGVGQAKSGVNLVTRRLLEAAGLDPDKDVRPAPVSVVQAADGLQRKELDAFFWSGGLPTTALSNLSERVPIRIVPMGDLSDPLHRLAGPGMDAYRAATIPADAYPSVEPERTPVPTVAVPNLLVTRADVDPALVEALTRAVIDSRDDIGRQVHAAQLVDLRTAVYTDPLPLHDGAKRYYLSVKP from the coding sequence ATGGCTGCTGCGAACCTCCTCTCCCGCCCCGCCGCCGGGCTGCGCTCCGCGGCGCGTTCCGTCCTGCGCGGCCGGCTGCTGCGGATCGTCGTGGTGCTGCTGCTGGTGGCGGGGGGCGTGGGCGGCTGGTGGGTGTCCTCGGCCCGGTCCTCGTCGGGCCCGCACGGGCGGGTGGCGTTCGCCACCGGGGTGGACGGCGGGGTGTACGACCGGTACGGGGTGCTGCTGCAGCAGTACCTGGGCGACCACATGCCGGGGCTGAAGGTCCAGCTGGACAACTCCGAGGGCTCGCTGGACAACCTGGAGCGGCTGGTCTCGGGCCGGGACGACTTCGCGGTGGCCACGGCGGACGCGGTGGCGACCTTCGACAACCCGGGGAAGCCGAAGCTGCGGGCGATCGCCCGGCTGTACGACGACTACATGCAGCTGGTGGTGCCGGCCGGCTCGCCGGTGCACTCGGTGGCGGACCTGCGCGGGCTGCGGGTCGGCGTGGGGCAGGCCAAGTCGGGGGTGAACCTGGTGACCCGGCGGCTGCTGGAGGCGGCCGGCCTGGACCCGGACAAGGACGTGCGGCCGGCACCGGTCAGCGTCGTCCAGGCGGCGGACGGGCTGCAGCGCAAGGAGCTGGACGCGTTCTTCTGGTCGGGCGGCCTGCCGACCACGGCGCTGTCCAACCTGTCGGAGCGCGTCCCGATCCGGATCGTGCCGATGGGCGACCTGTCCGACCCGCTGCACCGGCTGGCCGGGCCGGGGATGGACGCGTACCGGGCGGCGACCATCCCGGCGGACGCCTACCCGAGCGTGGAGCCGGAGCGGACGCCGGTGCCGACGGTGGCGGTGCCGAACCTGCTGGTGACCCGGGCCGACGTGGACCCGGCGCTGGTGGAGGCGCTGACCCGGGCGGTGATCGACAGCCGGGACGACATCGGCCGCCAGGTGCACGCCGCCCAGCTGGTGGACCTGCGCACCGCCGTGTACACCGACCCGCTGCCGCTGCACGACGGCGCCAAGCGCTACTACCTGTCCGTCAAGCCCTGA
- a CDS encoding sensor histidine kinase, whose protein sequence is MRNRLLGILIALMACVLAALGVPLAYLIAASEQSKVVVDRIDDAARFAQDLPTQGRLTTAVKGDPEPGPGDIGRLHALTTEAERYHELYGARIGLFQRDGSAIAVSPTGWRPPAAGPGQQAYHEALAGRRSHNPPQVWPWTPDRTLAVALPVVRDGDVIAVVLTESPTGGLRSRILHRWMVLAGGEALAMIVAILLAVRLTGWVLRPVRTLDRATHDIATGRLGARVAPSGGPPELRRLARSFNDMADHVVLAIDQQRAFVADASHQLRNPLAALLLRVELIGLDLPEGHEEELVAVREEGARLARVLDDLLGLATAEGSRPEPEPVDLVDLVRTRADAWRPLAGQRGVALHWEGPPMAHAWADPIGFGSALDAVLDNALKFTPAGGEVRVGLLIGKDEVTATVTDAGPGLTEEELARVGDRFWRSSRHQNIDGSGLGLSIARTLLLAGGGGLDFAPAEPNGLTVRLSVPRRRGRR, encoded by the coding sequence GTGCGCAACCGCCTGCTCGGCATCCTGATCGCCCTGATGGCCTGCGTGCTGGCCGCGCTCGGGGTGCCCCTGGCCTACCTGATCGCCGCCTCCGAGCAGTCGAAGGTGGTCGTCGACCGGATCGACGACGCCGCCCGCTTCGCCCAGGACCTGCCCACCCAGGGCCGCCTCACCACCGCCGTCAAGGGCGACCCCGAACCCGGCCCCGGCGACATCGGCCGGCTGCACGCCCTCACCACCGAGGCCGAGCGCTACCACGAGCTGTACGGCGCCCGGATCGGCCTGTTCCAGCGCGACGGCAGCGCCATCGCGGTCTCCCCGACCGGCTGGCGGCCCCCCGCCGCCGGCCCCGGCCAGCAGGCGTACCACGAGGCGCTGGCCGGCCGCCGCAGCCACAACCCGCCGCAGGTCTGGCCGTGGACCCCCGACCGCACCCTGGCCGTCGCCCTGCCGGTGGTCCGCGACGGCGACGTGATCGCCGTGGTGCTCACCGAATCGCCCACCGGCGGCCTGCGCTCGCGGATCCTGCACCGCTGGATGGTGCTGGCCGGCGGCGAGGCGCTCGCCATGATCGTCGCCATCCTGCTCGCCGTCCGGCTCACCGGCTGGGTGCTGCGCCCCGTCCGCACCCTGGACCGGGCCACCCACGACATCGCCACCGGCCGGCTCGGCGCCCGGGTCGCCCCCAGCGGCGGGCCGCCCGAACTGCGGCGGCTGGCCCGCTCGTTCAACGACATGGCGGACCACGTGGTGCTCGCCATCGACCAGCAGCGGGCGTTCGTCGCCGACGCCTCGCACCAGCTGCGCAACCCGCTGGCCGCGCTGCTGCTCCGGGTCGAGCTGATCGGCCTCGACCTGCCCGAGGGCCACGAGGAGGAGCTCGTCGCGGTCCGCGAGGAGGGCGCCCGGCTGGCCCGGGTGCTGGACGACCTGCTGGGCCTGGCCACCGCCGAGGGCTCCCGGCCCGAGCCCGAACCGGTCGACCTGGTCGACCTGGTCCGCACCCGGGCCGACGCCTGGCGCCCGCTCGCCGGGCAGCGCGGCGTCGCCCTGCACTGGGAGGGCCCGCCGATGGCGCACGCCTGGGCCGACCCGATCGGCTTCGGCAGCGCGCTGGACGCCGTCCTGGACAACGCGCTGAAGTTCACCCCGGCCGGCGGCGAGGTCCGGGTCGGCCTGCTGATCGGCAAGGACGAGGTCACCGCCACCGTCACCGACGCCGGACCGGGCCTCACCGAGGAGGAGCTGGCCCGGGTCGGCGACCGGTTCTGGCGCTCCTCCCGGCACCAGAACATCGACGGCTCCGGCCTCGGCCTGTCCATCGCCCGCACCCTGCTGCTGGCCGGCGGCGGCGGCCTGGACTTCGCGCCCGCCGAGCCGAACGGCCTGACCGTGCGGCTCAGCGTGCCCCGGCGCCGGGGGCGGCGCTGA
- a CDS encoding response regulator transcription factor, translating to MRLLLVEDDDRVAAALVAVLGRHGFQVRHARSGHEALDALVPDGSDPYRVVLLDLGLPDRDGFEVCSRIRAGSGVPVIMVTARADIRSRIHGLNLGADDYVVKPYDMGELLARIHAVARRGTPRSAEESGPEPSGPLASRGVEIDRERRRVSVEGRDVPLTRKEFDLLALLAQSPGVVYRREQIFSEVWRSGWEGNGRTLEVHIGSLRTKLGLPGLVEAVRGVGYRLIPDQPDQPDQPDGGPGTAPGDGPAER from the coding sequence ATGCGCCTGCTCCTGGTCGAGGACGACGACCGCGTGGCCGCCGCCCTGGTCGCGGTGCTCGGCCGGCACGGCTTCCAGGTCCGGCACGCCCGCAGCGGCCACGAGGCGCTGGACGCGCTCGTCCCGGACGGCAGCGACCCCTACCGGGTGGTGCTGCTCGACCTCGGCCTGCCCGACCGGGACGGCTTCGAGGTGTGCAGCCGGATCCGGGCCGGCAGCGGCGTCCCGGTCATCATGGTGACCGCGCGGGCCGACATCCGCTCCCGGATCCACGGCCTCAACCTGGGCGCCGACGACTACGTGGTCAAGCCCTACGACATGGGCGAACTGCTGGCCCGGATCCACGCCGTGGCCCGCCGCGGCACCCCCCGCAGCGCCGAGGAGAGCGGCCCCGAGCCGTCCGGGCCGCTGGCCTCCCGCGGCGTCGAGATCGACCGCGAGCGCCGCCGGGTCTCGGTCGAGGGCCGCGACGTCCCGCTCACCCGCAAGGAGTTCGACCTGCTGGCGCTGCTCGCCCAGAGCCCCGGCGTGGTCTACCGCCGGGAACAGATCTTCAGCGAGGTCTGGCGCTCCGGCTGGGAGGGCAACGGCCGCACCCTGGAGGTGCACATCGGCTCGCTGCGCACCAAGCTCGGCCTGCCCGGCCTGGTCGAGGCCGTCCGCGGCGTCGGCTACCGGCTGATCCCCGACCAGCCGGACCAGCCGGACCAGCCCGACGGCGGCCCCGGCACCGCCCCCGGCGACGGCCCGGCGGAGCGCTGA